ATTCCCAGATGGTGACCATCGAGGAATTCATTCGGAACAAAGCCAGTACCGAGTTTACGCGGCTCGAAGACCACCCAAATCCCCTCCTAGCGGGATTAACGGATTACGACGTTGAACACCTTCGCCATAAACGGCCAAGGCTGCTTCTCGTCTGACGATCCGGGAACCCGACTGTCCTTTCCAAATCCACTTCCGATATCGCTAATTTAGCGAATATTAACTAATATATTTTCCGTCTGTTTTAGATCCGATGAAGAGGGTTAAGGAAGATTCCAGGAACCTCAAGAGGCCCGTCAAGTTCTTCAAgttcatttttataacactGTATACTTACTGTAGTGTACTACGCTGTGTTATTGTCGAAAATCTTGTCACCgataagttttattaattaattaacgaacAACAACAATGCCACCGAAAACTAGTGGGAAAGCAGCCAAAAAGGCGGGTAAAGCGCAGAAAAATATATCGAAAACCGATAAGAAGAAGAAACGCAAGAGGAAGGAAAGCTACGCTATTTACATTTACAAGGTATTGAAACAAGTTCATCCTGATACCGGTATTTCGAGCAAAGCTATGAGTATAATGAACAGTTTTGTGAACGATATCTTCGAAAGGATAGCCGCTGAAGCATCCCGTTTGGCTCATTACAACAAAAGATCAACGATCACCAGTCGAGAAATCCAGACTGCCGTCAGACTTCTGTTACCTGGAGAATTGGCGAAGCACGCTGTAAGCGAAGGCACCAAGGCTGTTACTAAGTACACAAGTTCCAAATAAATGGCGATATAAGCATCCCCCCTAAACAACGACCGGTTCTTTTCAGAACCAAAAATTAGTATCTGAATAAAGAATATTATCgcaatttacaatatttttaagttaaccCGGCGACAGTGTGGTGGGTTTTTTGCATACAACCTTTGTGCTGGGGTATGACATacactaaaataaattgacagaaaaataaataaagattctGGTATCTGAACGTTCAGTTACATCCCCCCTCCATATACAACCTCCCTTTCAAGATATCAGCATTTTGATTGTGCCATAATTTTGTACTATTTATGTACTAATTTTGTactacatttaaaatttttgtactaataatttagtatattttttatatatatcaaAGTGGGGGGTGTAGCTGAACGTTCAGTTACACCCCCCTTTTCATCAACGACATCTACGCCACCTTTTGTAGCATTATAAAACGAAACTACTTCCGGTTTTCTTTTACCCCCAGTAGTTACATCGATATCTGGAGTATGGTGTAACGTAGACAAAAGAAGTACAACCTTACCTTTTCTTGGTGTATAGGAAACTAAAGTGATATccttttgaaaatcaaatttgctGGAATGGTCTGGTCTGTTTTTCACTACTTGAAAATGAAGCTCTCGGGTATTTGCCGTTTGTTCTTCCTAACCGTCCCGACGGGTGTAATTTTGTGTTGTCTTAGCAGTGTTAGCATCAGATCATAATTGCTGAACCAATTATCAAACGTTACATTTCGTTTTGTGCCGGAAATTGGAGCTATAAGTCTAAGAACCACATCGTTTGGCTTATTGCTCAACTTGAATGGACCATCAGGTTGCAGTCCCACGTACAATTCTAAGTTGAGAAAAAAGTATGATTTTGCATCTACAagtgtaaatattttcaaaccaTAACGTGCTGGCTTTTTGGGCATGTATTGACGAAAAGCACAGCGACCCCTGAATGCTTCTAACTTTTCGGCAATGGTGAGATATTCGCTTGGAGTAAACGAATCCTGGCTATTCTCAACGAATTTCTCAAATAATGCCCTCACTGCTGTCAtcttgtcaatatttttcctttcCGCACGATTATTTATGTTGTCAAAGCGTAAACAAGACAGCACGAAAATGAACCTTTGCAAAGACATTGTTTCTCTGAATTAACTTATCCCAGTTCCATCTGTCGACCAAAGCTCCTCAAGATTTAGCCTAGAACGTTTGAAAACTACTGCCAGATAGAGAAGTCCGAATAAAGCTCTTATTTCTGTTCCATTCGTATCCCGTACAACgtattgatgattttcatCGTAGCAAACAGATTTCTGTCGTATTGTTATATTGGTGCACATCACAATATCGTCCACCATATCAGAAATTATAAACTGATTGAAACATTCAATTGGTGTTTTAGCATTCTTGGCTGTTCTTTTTACGCCTGGTAGGTGTGTGATTATATTCTCTGTACGCGTGCGAACATTCTTGGGAAAATGTTTTGAAGCCCATGTTGTACCATCCTTgcctaaatattttcaacagaTTTTTGGTATTTCACTTTCAGTTACTTCTTCGCATCCTCCTCGCCGTCAGAGTTATGATTACTGTCACTTACAAAATCAGATTCGTCTTCACTTTCGGAGCCAATAGGATTTTCGGCTTCTTCAACCTCTTCCCAGAGAGCTAATAATCGTGGCCTGCCATAAAACTGAAGGCGAAACCAAATTACCTGTGAAATGTTATATCGACATTTGTATTCAGAATCTGTATAGATTTTAGCAGAAACATGTTAACCGTGTCGAAGCTTTAGTCAGTCATTTTCCACTTctgtttatacaaatttgtCAAATACAtaagtaaaagaaaataaataaacatcacAATATATATAGATAATGTAgtgttttgtttgtttacaTATTATATATTGGGGTTTCTTTAGCTATGAGACTCTTGTTAAACTCAGGGTTTCGGGCAAGTTCAggttcaaaaagaaaaataataaggttcgacaaaaattcttttaattaaacaaaaaaaaattaacacgtTTTAtgaataacgaaaataaaattgtttttctaaatttactttatcAACAATGCCTATTGACGAGAGGTaacttttaaatgaaatagaaAACTGCGATAATCGACTGAAACATCGATCTGAGAGAGAACACGTTTATTCTTTCGAGAGAGAGAGAGCAGGATAAAAACTCGTTATATCCGTTCTTAGAAATAACAAATGGCTGACGCCTTAAATCGAAATCAAACTCGTTGGAAAAAtagtgttaaataaaaaaaagttatacaaGACAAACTGATAAATCTTTACCCATAAGTaagtattgataaaattataagGAAACTCTTGTGAGTTGTCTTTTGAGTTTGATTcgttgatttttcttttgtaggttatgttaaataagaaaaataaattatcatccAACTCACTGCGAAAAAGAAAGGATTGGAATTCAATGTGGTATCAGGATAATGGATTGTTTCTTGGTTTCGGAGCACGAACTAGATTTCTGGATTGGTTACAGGATTCCATTCCGGTCTCTCTTTCGGATTATACGGAATTGTCTACAGGATTCTTCTGATGGAAAATTGGACTGCTGTTCTTCGGATTTCGGGTCTCAGATAATCTCGAAGAAGTTTCAGGAGTTCTCGGAATAGGtcgattcttttttatatatcgtTGGTTAAATTggctttataaaattattttaattttaaaggttatctCTCggagatttaaattttttctgtcTGACGACGTGGATTCGACGCTGGTCAGACGACGACTGTCTCGCTGCCTGTTCGCGATTTCCTTATATACCCCGGCACTCCAACTGTTTCTTCCTTGTTTCTGATTGGTTCTTAGGTTCGCgccttttttcaaaattcaaaatacttGCATTGAATGTCATCTCTagattagaaaaattcaattttaaatcaaggatttcctcctcaaaataacgttaaaacaTCAAAGGATGGATGAAAAATGGGCTTTAGGAGCTGGACTATATTAATTGATACTTTTGGAAGCAAACTAAGGCATATATCAAGATTAGGAGTctctcttaaaaatcgatgatttttttttaatcgataggaaatgagtcaaaagaggcattaatgataaaaaaaaagtgcggaaaagtgtagtacttaccgaaaaatcactttaaagttgcgatttgacgtttctttttggaagttaaaagcaatgttaaaattgcattttcgtattaaatcctaacctgaaattgtttaatttatactcacgcacaaaataaaaagttattttcactaaacttattgagattaaaacatattttcggatgaaaacctTATTTCTTAGGCTATCAATGCATAACGACAACtacctgtcgttagatagaattgtttctaccaaatgtgtgttaatagattgtgtatcaattgatctgtcaaacgactgaaatatctttatattgtaaatataaatgataaataagtataatagtttatttaatagtaccttacttaagttaaaatagttaattaattaaaaattaatattaaaaaagacgtgtacatggttacaaaataacaataaaaaaataacccgtgtgacgatggcaacaaactgtgtatttaaccaaatgacaattacaactaagaacacaagcaatgttaaccatgacatgtattttcgtattaaatcctaacctcaaattgtttaatttatacccaggcacaaaataaaaagttattttcacttaacTTGAGATTCCAACATAACTATTCATAATGACacctatgtgaagttagcccccaattagataggtttttacatgtatagtattttgattataacatgagaatcagtgaaccgatttcgataaacaatgtctcattcgaaagcttaatctttggtCAATACGacagtggaaatgcccgattcgaaatctctttcgaatttcgttaaaacgccaaaataatgcgaacatacacgaaaattacacaaaatagACCTTCTTTAAatggtgataactcgtaaacgatgtacccgttaatcaagatctatacgtcactcgattcgtcatagtgtcttctatcgaaattacaagatgcccgatttcaattctctcccgttaactttatacagccctcggaatgacaccgtcttcggctcgttgtttatgcacgtgTGAACGCTCAAAAGTATAgtccccaatataaaaaaattaatttaaactaaatcgactataattaaagaacagtttgacggattttaatgttttatatctcaatcgaaagtttatgtctggctgaatgctgttgtcgaaatgcccgattcgaaatatttaaggattttgattaaaacacaacaaacgaattaattaaacacatcaattatctccggaactaattgaccaattttagtcatcaaaatctcggtcgaaagtatgatctgcaatgaatgcgaaggtggaaacATTGAAATGACCCCGCGAGAGATTTCGagtcgggcatttccactttcgtattggccaaagattaagctttcgaatgagatttTGATTATCGAAATCGATTGACTGgttttcttgttataatcaaaatactatacatgtaaaatactatctaattgggggctagaaaaatttgGAGCTAACCTCGCATAGGTCCTAATGACTAAGTGCCTGTCGTTACATAGACTGTGTGTCTATTAACTATGTACAAGAGCGTCGCCAGATAGGAGCAAAGATAGattcgaaaaaagaaattgaatacaATATAAGATACAGATAGattctaaaaatctatttgaaatgtttataatctgTTATCGCATTTAAATAGAGAGCATgagagttaaataaaaatttgttattaaaagacttCAAACcacttaaatattataattaggataattattaattagtttaacgttattttggaacttaataacacatattattgatgaaaatcccTTTCGTAGTTACAAAGTTTTAGCATCAAAAGGTCATAACGTAGGGTGAAATATTCGTCAAATCCTTTGGTCAAATCTGaaagaaaagaataataaaccttattttggagaaattcAAAAGATTAAGGTAGAAATGCAATTGATGGGTACTTGTGGGTGTGTAATGGGCACGTTTCCACTcggaaacaaaaaagaagGAAGGTGCGGTAAGGTTGTATCGTTTCGAAAAGGcaacttttttacaaattttaagttacaaATCCATCGAATCCACCTGACGTCATGCGAAGAGTAGTATGTCAACATCTGGCCGTACTAAAAGTCATCTCCCAGGGAATCTTGCCAGATATATTTTCCACAAATCGTGCACAGCGAAGAAGCTTGATAAGGCGGCGGAATTTTATCGAATAGCTGCGATTATGTAAGTACGACCCTATGAAGCCAGCTGAGCAACGGGACCTGGAGGAAATCGCAAATGAGTATCCATCCGATAACGAACCGTCATATATTCGTCTACTCGGATACACTTGCGTAGCGTCTGGGAGCTCACATTGTTATaggtattttttatgttatacgTGAATTAACAATGTAAGGCCAATGTTTACACAAATATTTGCCTGCTTGCGTACTTGCCAATTACACCAGTCGTGTGGGACCACCTTAAGAACAGAATAAACAATAGTCATCAATTGTAAAAACAGATTGAGTTCCtataaatagttatttttatttttatagctgGTGTTTATATTTGACCCACACCCTTCTCCATATCTAATCCGacatttgggaaattttcgctagtttaaacgtaaattaacctaactcaaaatctaatttctacacaaaattcttATTTGAGCGATATTACATCGATAAAAGCAAGATTGACGATTTTTAAGcaacataatttatattgtgTTCAGTCTTTATGTGGTGCTTAGAAATAATGgaattttctttagttttattctttctctatctaaaaccggtcTTTGTCTGTCGATAAGTTAATACTAAGATCAATCTGTACTTAGACTACAAAGCGGTGGCTCTGTACTTAGATTAAATagcttaaaattaccaaacttcaagcctttgtgcaattgttatcaaaccgaattttaaaaactattatCACACTCGGAAAGAGCACTCTTTAAATTATCTTAACCCGGGTTTTCGTTGAAATgtctatcggcgtcatgcttaaatcgcccttaatatacatccctacacgcaaaaacgcttaattactattcctttaaacaaatttcttatttgatagggggaaaactatagaagtatagatctatcttatctacaattttctggtctttctaatggtgtataacacgcggttATCGCTGCTTGGTTATAGAGTTTTTTcctggtgatataagaaagttattgatcccaacaatgtttaaaagtagctaaaacgtgtgaatttggtaattttttgacCAAAAACGTCCTTGTGTAAGTCTATAACTTCATgatatacttctatagttttcctcatatcaaataagaaagttgtttagaggtagagcaattaaacgtttctgtatatagagatgtatattaaaggtgatttaaCCATAATGCTAATAGATATTAATCaattataagaaaattgtaatttttaccGAAGCCAGTAGTTTTTTGAAGCACAATTTTTTGACCGacaaaaacccggattaagatatttgaaggagcgttctttctgattgtgaacacagttttttaaaattcggtttgataacaattgcacaatggcttgaagtttggtaatattaagctattttacgtacagagcggtgttcttcatcttttattgattttaatattaacatataagGCAAACgaaggattaagctttcgaatgagacattgtttatcaaaatcggttcactggttctcatgttataattaaaatactatacatgtaaaattctgtttaattGGGGGCTGACTTCACATAGGtgtcattatgaataattatgttgtaatctcaacaagtttagtgaaaataactttttattttgtgcgtgggtataaattaaacaatttcaggttaggatttaatacgagaaaatacatggttaacattgcttgtgttgtcagttgtaatggttgtaattgtcatttggttcaatacacagtttgttgctatcgtcacacggattatttatttatttttattttgtaagcatgtcttttttaataactattttaatttaactaaactactattaaataagctactatacttatttatcatttatatttataacataaaGATATTTCAGCTTTCAGTCATTTGACAGATCAATTGATACGCAATCTATTAACACAAAGTCTATTAAtacacatttggtagaaacaattctatctaacgacatttaattgtcgttctgcatcgatagcctaagaaaccaggttttcatccgaaaatatgttgtaatctaaacaagtttagtgaaaataactttttattttgtgcgtgggtataaattaaacaatttcaggttaggatttaatacgaaaatgcaattttaacattgctttgaacttccaaaaagaaacgtcaaatcgcaactttaaagtgatttttcggtaagtactacacttttccgcacttttttttttatcattaacgcctcttttgactcatttcctatcgattacaaaaaatcatcgattttaaGAGAGACTcctatgtatgtatgtatgtatgttaCGGGGAGTGCGTATACTATACGCGGCACCTAGGCCCCAACGGGCCCCTTGTACATCCTCCTCTAAGAGGTCTGAGATGTTAAACGCGAGCTTAACTCGAATTCTGGCTGATTCCGCTTCCTGACCGACCCCCCTCAACGGGCGTGCTATGGCACAGGCCCAGTGCGGGTTCGCCCCTGTCAGGTGCCGCTCAACGATGCCACTCACTCGCTGGCCCCTCCGTACCAAGGTGGAGCAAAGCTGCTCATCAACCTTGGCCCGGGTACGCTCTCACGAGGTGTGTGCTTCATGAGCGCTAACGCGCGTTCAGCCATGTGTTCAAACCCCTTACACACATGGGTGATAACGACAACAAGAGGTGTACGACTGGTTGCCGGGACCGACGGCTTAACGTCCCCTCCGAAGGACGGGTGGGCGGCTTGGTGAATATGTTTAAACCGGGGCTCGAACCCGGAACGTCTGCGTGTCAACCCGAGAGTTTAACCGCTGAGCCACCGCCCAACCTTAGAGAGAGACTCCTAATCTTGAATTATTCCCAAACTAAATGGTTTTAGATAAGATTTTCACCAACAAAAAATCCctctgtcaaaatttcaaggtTATGTTCTCTCGGTGAACTAAACGATGGTTAATTTTATCACAATACAtaagtaaaagaaaataaataaacatcacAATATATATTGATAAACACTTACCTGTGCGGTGGGGTATCGAGTAAGATATTGACTACTACAGATGCTTTAAGCTATTAAAGGAAGGTATTGAGTTCCCTGGTGGAACATTTACATATCGAATTGAATGGCGCGCATTTTAAGACGTCTGGGGTATATGATACCCCAACACACTGTCGCCAGGTTAATAATAGGTAATATAAGTGCGATCCATGTAAGTTGTATATAAGTTGTCAAGATCCTTCCTACGATGACTCTTCCGTCTGGGGTTACGCCGCGCAATCGCACGTGCAAAAAGTCCAACTTGTTTAGAACGAGGTCCTAAGGATGGCATTTGATGCACCTTGGTTTGTCAGTAACGCGACACTGCACAATGATTCCCAGATGGCGACCATCGAGGAATTCATTCGGGACAAGGCCAGTACCGAGTTTACGCGGCTCGAAAACCACCCCAATCCCCTCCTAGCGGGATTAACGGATTACAACGTTGAACACCTTCGCCCTTAACGGTCAAGGCTGCTTCTCGTCTGACGATCCAGGAATCCGACTGTCCTTCCCAATTCCACTTTCGATATCACTAAATTAGTGAATACAATGTAACATATGTATGTATTTTCCGTTAGTTTTAGGTCCGATGAAAAGGGCCACGTTCACCGTTCAAGAtctttaatttgtttgttaatatcCTCCCAATAAAGGTTgataatataagtacgaaggctttcatggccggtgttaattaaactaaaactagaactaacactagacctactagtcttttgaaaaaatgctTGACGaaatgccatgttgcaaccttcttcagaaacaagttcgaagcgaaacacttcgaacttgttctgaagtgtttttcttaaatttaagttaagaaaacaaaattttcagtgGATGATCACTCTACTACGTACATAGATATGCTAAAATAGCCCAcccaaaaattccaaaatgtcGAACTAATAACTTAGCAAAAATTCACCCACGCTTCTTCTCTTTACGAAGTCTTGTGATAAAGAGGAAGACCTCTcgctaaaatttttccaaaaccgaaattaaaaaaaaagttcatgaatgacataatataataatattcccTAAATTATTtcctaataaatttactttacaaAACTAAagattgaagaagaaaaaaaataacaattaaactttaaaatttgaatcaacacgaaaaattaaactaattaataaaaataagtaaatgtCGTAACGACGGTAATGTACAGATGGGGATTGTTTCAGATTCCGTtgctgtaacaaaaaaaataaatagaaaattaccctaaataaaaaaaaataaaccaacaaGATTAGTCGCTTGCAGAACggaataattgtttaaaatttctgCCAATTTTTCCAGAAATCTTCAATCATTCTTCTTAAAAGTTACAATTAGAAAATGTCCTCGAGTTAAAACATCGTAATAGTAGACCCTACTAATCGGAAACGGCACACATTAAGAACAGCATAAAAGAAAgagaataaattaagaataaaagttaacctaacatttattctaaaagataagatattttggtacaaaacaacattaaagaaacatttcatttcaaaaacctTCACTCTGATATTgccttcttttaaaataaataaaatattgtttttaaacatattttgtaaCATTGAACGGAAACGAAAATCTAATATCTACTATAAActacataaattaaaaacaaaacaacatTCTGTTACGTTTCTCTTAATCACCTTAGTTTctactaaataattttaattaaaatttaattatttatttatgttatatttattcTCTTATTGTTTTGTATGTTTCTAGCAACGGAATTCGAGATTCCTACTCCTTTCACTTTCCCTATTCGTTACGAGAGGTCGCGGATGCTCGGCTAAAGTTTAGATTCCTTCTTGATATATTTCACTCACATCGTTTTGGTCAATTTTACGACATTTTGggggtttttaaaatttttgggtcGGTTGTTGAACGCGATGTTCTTTGACTTATTGAATAAGAACCATATTCATTTTGTTATCTCTATCCATTTTATCCAACCCCAAAAACTCAAACGTCCATAAGTCCCTACAGATTGGGTACGTTCCTAAACACTCCCCCGCAATTTTGGTATTAAAGTTAAACTACAATTGTTTTAAACGTATTCCCGTCTTAAAGTATTCTAATCTGTCTTAACCTTTAGTCACAACCTTTGTTAGTACATCTGGAAAAGTTTCATTTGTAGTATATTCCCACTTTGATTGTCTGTTAACAATAcacttcatttaaattttgtaagaTTCCCTTCAAATACACTATCGCTCGTGCTGCTCTTGCTGCAGcttacagtatgtccccggatcgagttacaaagagggaaaaaaataacaaaaaaaaaacaaataacatAGTGAATCATGTTTTCGTGTAGTTATACAAAAGTACCATAGCacagtactaaataaattctctctttCACGGTTAGCATC
This genomic stretch from Onthophagus taurus isolate NC chromosome 7, IU_Otau_3.0, whole genome shotgun sequence harbors:
- the LOC139430586 gene encoding histone H2B; its protein translation is MPPKTSGKAAKKAGKAQKNISKTDKKKKRKRKESYAIYIYKVLKQVHPDTGISSKAMSIMNSFVNDIFERIAAEASRLAHYNKRSTITSREIQTAVRLLLPGELAKHAVSEGTKAVTKYTSSK